One Sebastes umbrosus isolate fSebUmb1 chromosome 6, fSebUmb1.pri, whole genome shotgun sequence DNA window includes the following coding sequences:
- the tmed4 gene encoding transmembrane emp24 domain-containing protein 4, giving the protein MLSAHAVGVVLILAWIYPSDALYFHIGETEKKCFIEEIPDETMVIGKYRTQLFDKQTGSFLPATPGLGMHVEIKDPDTKIILSRQYGSDGRFTFTSHTPGEHQICLHSNSTKMALFAGGKLRVHLDIQVGEHTNNYPEIAAKDKLTELQLRVRQLLDQVEQIQKEQNYQRYREERFRMTSESTNQRVLWWSIAQTLILLVTGIWQMKHLKSFFEAKKLV; this is encoded by the exons ATGCTCTCTGCCCACGCTGTCGGAGTCGTGTTAATATTAGCTTGGATTTATCCAAGTGACGCGCTCTACTTCCACATCGGAGAGACGGAGAAGAAATGCTTCATTGAAGAGATCCCAGATGAAACCATGGTGATTG GAAAGTACAGGACTCAACTGTTTGACAAGCAGACGGGTTCTTTCCTCCCCGCCACGCCTGGCCTTGGGATGCATGTCGAGATCAAGGATCCAGATACAAAG ATTATCCTCTCTCGTCAATATGGGTCAGACGGACGGTTCACCTTCACCTCCCACACTCCTGGAGAACATCAGATCTGTTTGCACTCCAACTCCACCAAGATGGCTCTGTTTGCTGGAGGAAAACTG AGAGTGCATCTGGATATTCAGGTTGGAGAACATACCAACAACTACCCTGAAATTGCAGCTAAGGACAAACTCACGGAGCTGCAGCTGCGAGTCCGACAGCTGCTGGACCAAGTCGAACAGATCCAGAAGGAGCAAAACTACCAGAGg TATCGCGAGGAGCGGTTTCGCATGACGAGTGAGAGCACCAACCAGCGTGTTCTCTGGTGGTCAATCGCTCAGACACTCATCCTCCTCGTCACCGGCATTTGGCAGATGAAGCACCTCAAGAGCTTCTTTGAGGCCAAGAAACTGGTGTAA
- the LOC119490375 gene encoding pyridoxal phosphate homeostasis protein isoform X2 has product MVVEAYRQGQRNFGENYVNELVDKASDPLILDSCPEIKWHFIGHLQKNNVNKLLGVPNLFLVETVDSAKLADKVNSSWQRVRGASTQRLKIMVQLNTSGEQSKHGLPPEETVNTVKHIQSKCSALHFLGLMTIGRYGYDLTLGPNPDFQMLLSQRQEVCDGLKLPPEEVELSMGMSTDFEHAIEVGATNVRVGSIIFGNREYPNSAANTPNPSPAPSPEKTTKSVSEEAAKKMKHLTVSEH; this is encoded by the exons ATGGTTGTGGAGGCCTACAGGCAAGGGCAGCGCAACTTTGGAGAAAATTAT GTTAATGAACTTGTGGACAAAGCCTCCGATCCTCTG ATTTTAGACTCATGTCCCGAAATCAAATGGCACTTTATCGGCCATCTACAGAAGAATAATGTCAACAAACTTTTGG GCGTGCCAAACCTGTTCCTTGTGGAGACGGTCGACTCGGCGAAACTGGCTGACAAGGTCAACAGCTCATGGCAGCGTGTCAGAGGAGCCAGCACGCAGAGGTTAAAGATCATGGTGCAGCTCAACACCAGCGGAGAACAGA GTAAACATGGCCTGCCACCAGAGGAGACGGTGAACACAGTGAAACACATCCAGTCCAAGTGCTCCGCTCTGCACTTTTTAGGACTCATGACCATTGGGCGCTACGGCTACGACCTCACCTTGGGCCCCAATCCGGACTTTCAG ATGCTGCTGAGTCAGAGGCAGGAGGTGTGTGATGGTCTGAAGCTGCCTCCAGAGGAGGTAGAACTCAGCATGGGTATGTCCACAGATTTTGAACATGCG ATCGAGGTGGGCGCCACCAACGTGCGAGTGGGTAGTATTATATTCGGCAACAGGGAGTATCCCAACAGTGCAGCAAACACTCCGAACCCCAGCCCAGCACCCAGCCCGGAGAAAACAACCAAGAGTGTGTCCGAAGAGGCCGCCAAGAAGATGAAGCACCTCACTGTGTCTGAACACTAA
- the LOC119490375 gene encoding pyridoxal phosphate homeostasis protein isoform X1, with amino-acid sequence MWKVAMSEEVGKALQSVVDRVNQAAARRLKTLPVVPPRLVAVSKTKPPEMVVEAYRQGQRNFGENYVNELVDKASDPLILDSCPEIKWHFIGHLQKNNVNKLLGVPNLFLVETVDSAKLADKVNSSWQRVRGASTQRLKIMVQLNTSGEQSKHGLPPEETVNTVKHIQSKCSALHFLGLMTIGRYGYDLTLGPNPDFQMLLSQRQEVCDGLKLPPEEVELSMGMSTDFEHAIEVGATNVRVGSIIFGNREYPNSAANTPNPSPAPSPEKTTKSVSEEAAKKMKHLTVSEH; translated from the exons ATGTGGAAAGTAGCAATGTCGGAGGAGGTTGGGAAGGCGCTACAGTCGGTAGTGGACCGGGTGAACCAGGCGGCGGCACGGCGGCTCAAG ACACTACCAGTCGTGCCACCCCGCCTCGTAGCTGTCAGCAAGACAAAACCCCCAGAGATGGTTGTGGAGGCCTACAGGCAAGGGCAGCGCAACTTTGGAGAAAATTAT GTTAATGAACTTGTGGACAAAGCCTCCGATCCTCTG ATTTTAGACTCATGTCCCGAAATCAAATGGCACTTTATCGGCCATCTACAGAAGAATAATGTCAACAAACTTTTGG GCGTGCCAAACCTGTTCCTTGTGGAGACGGTCGACTCGGCGAAACTGGCTGACAAGGTCAACAGCTCATGGCAGCGTGTCAGAGGAGCCAGCACGCAGAGGTTAAAGATCATGGTGCAGCTCAACACCAGCGGAGAACAGA GTAAACATGGCCTGCCACCAGAGGAGACGGTGAACACAGTGAAACACATCCAGTCCAAGTGCTCCGCTCTGCACTTTTTAGGACTCATGACCATTGGGCGCTACGGCTACGACCTCACCTTGGGCCCCAATCCGGACTTTCAG ATGCTGCTGAGTCAGAGGCAGGAGGTGTGTGATGGTCTGAAGCTGCCTCCAGAGGAGGTAGAACTCAGCATGGGTATGTCCACAGATTTTGAACATGCG ATCGAGGTGGGCGCCACCAACGTGCGAGTGGGTAGTATTATATTCGGCAACAGGGAGTATCCCAACAGTGCAGCAAACACTCCGAACCCCAGCCCAGCACCCAGCCCGGAGAAAACAACCAAGAGTGTGTCCGAAGAGGCCGCCAAGAAGATGAAGCACCTCACTGTGTCTGAACACTAA
- the snrpg gene encoding small nuclear ribonucleoprotein G isoform X2: MDKKLSLKLNGGRHVQGILRGFDPFMNLVVDDSLEMGPGGQQNTIGMVVIRGNSIIMLEALERV, encoded by the exons ATGGACAAGAAGCTTTCCT TGAAGTTGAATGGAGGCAGACACGTGCAGGGCATCCTGCGCGGGTTCGACCCCTTCATGAACCTGGTGGTGGATGACTCCCTGGAGATGGGCCCAGGAGGACAACAGAACACCATCGGCATGGTG GTCATCAGAGGAAACAGCATCATCATGTTGGAGGCCTTGGAGAGAGTATGA
- the snrpg gene encoding small nuclear ribonucleoprotein G isoform X1, which produces MSKAHPPELKKFMDKKLSLKLNGGRHVQGILRGFDPFMNLVVDDSLEMGPGGQQNTIGMVVIRGNSIIMLEALERV; this is translated from the exons ACATCCCCCAGAGTTGAAGAA gTTCATGGACAAGAAGCTTTCCT TGAAGTTGAATGGAGGCAGACACGTGCAGGGCATCCTGCGCGGGTTCGACCCCTTCATGAACCTGGTGGTGGATGACTCCCTGGAGATGGGCCCAGGAGGACAACAGAACACCATCGGCATGGTG GTCATCAGAGGAAACAGCATCATCATGTTGGAGGCCTTGGAGAGAGTATGA